One genomic region from Rosa rugosa chromosome 1, drRosRugo1.1, whole genome shotgun sequence encodes:
- the LOC133722537 gene encoding LRR receptor-like serine/threonine-protein kinase HSL2: MMTLLAPKPLLILCTLSFYFSYVMAFSAGDTQILLRVKTQLDDPDGNLNDWVSGSNHSPCNWSGITCEEKNFSIVSIDMSGFGVHGGFPAELCRIRTLQNLTLSFNSINGTLSTKLLSLCSHLQALELEENDIVGELPEFPPEFTGLRVLNLKMNNFTGDIPASFGRLPQLRVLKLSGNLLTGPFPKFLTNLSELTRLDIAYNPTMKPSLLPPEIGNLTNLQELVIFNINLTGNIPDSIGNLVSLRNLDLSQNSLSGTIPESIGRLRSATQIELYLNRLYGELPDSIANLTSLQNLDLSQNGFTGKFSERIAGIRFVSLRLADNLLEGSVPEIVANSPDLVQLHLFNNSFSGSLPENLGRNSALQDLDVSTNKFTGELPRHLCYGNNLSSLVIFGNQFSGNLPDTLSECQSLNYVRIEQNELSGQVSDKFWGLPLLIHLRMHNNRLSGPVSSSISFANDLEALTISGNVFSGQLPPQICKLSKLVELDVSDNQFSGEVPSCMTELKNLQKLRMQQNLFTGEIPRHLSSWTQLTELNLSKNRFSGPIPPELGDLPVLNYLDLSDNSLTGEIPVDLTKLKLGQFNLSDNKLYGEIPTGLDYELFAPGLLGNPGLCSSNLKQVHPCQRTKSPTLLLAVILSICVLLLVGSVLWYLKIRAQVFGGKAKRLYSVTSFQRVGFNEDDVLPSLTNENMIATGGSGHVYRVKLKSGQVLAVKKLWGGISRKPESELVFRSEVETLGRIRHGNIVKLVFCCSGEDCRILAYEYMVNGSLGDALHGEKLGPLVDWAARFNVALGSAHGLAYLHHDCVPSILHRDVKSNNILLDEEWTPRVADFGLAKTLERDVASGHGAMSRIAGSYGYIAPEYAYTLKVTEKSDVYSFGVVLLELITGKRPNDLSFGENKDIVKWVTEAALSSTSSCDGDSENAEGCGIDLSQIVDPRMNPTTRDFEEIENVLSVALLCTSAFPINRPSMRRVVELLKDQKPASQK, from the exons ATGATGACGCTTTTAGCTCCAAAACCGCTGCTGATTCTCTGTACTCTATCATTTTACTTCTCCTACGTTATGGCCTTTTCTGCCGGAGACACCCAGATCCTGCTCCGGGTAAAAACCCAACTCGACGACCCGGATGGAAACCTCAACGACTGGGTTTCCGGCAGCAATCACAGTCCATGCAATTGGTCAGGAATCACTTGTGAGGAGAAAAATTTCTCCATTGTTTCAATAGACATGTCCGGTTTTGGTGTTCACGGCGGATTTCCAGCTGAGTTGTGCCGGATTCGGACCCTTCAGAACCTCACTTTGAGCTTCAACTCCATCAACGGTACACTCTCCACTAAGCTCCTGTCTCTCTGCTCACACCTTCAAGCTTTGGAGCTCGAGGAGAACGATATCGTCGGAGAATTGCCGGAATTTCCACCCGAGTTTACTGGTTTACGAGTCTTGAATCTCAAAATGAACAACTTTACTGGAGATATCCCGGCGAGTTTCGGGCGGTTGCCGCAACTGAGAGTGCTGAAGCTTTCCGGGAACTTGCTCACCGGTCCGTTTCCAAAGTTCTTGACCAACCTGAGTGAGTTGACTCGTTTGGATATTGCTTACAATCCAACAATGAAGCCCAGTTTGCTCCCTCCAGAAATCGGAAACTTAACCAATCTCCAGGAGCTGGTTATCTTCAATATCAATCTAACAGGCAATATTCCGGACTCCATCGGAAACCTGGTCTCCCTCAGAAACCTGGACTTGTCCCAGAATTCGTTATCCGGGACAATTCCAGAGAGCATTGGAAGATTGAGAAGTGCAACACAAATAGAGCTCTATTTGAACCGATTGTACGGCGAATTGCCGGACAGTATTGCAAACTTGACGTCTCTGCAGAACTTGGATTTGTCACAGAACGGATTCACCGGCAAATTTTCTGAAAGAATCGCCGGAATTCGTTTCGTTTCTCTGCGACTGGCCGATAACCTTCTAGAGGGCTCTGTTCCGGAGATCGTAGCCAACAGTCCTGATCTGGTTCAGTTGCATCTCTTCAATAACAGCTTTTCCGGTTCACTCCCGGAAAATCTCGGCCGAAATTCAGCTCTGCAAGATTTAGATGTCTCAACCAATAAATTCACCGGCGAGCTGCCTCGGCATCTCTGCTACGGTAACAATCTCAGCAGTCTGGTTATATTCGGGAACCAATTCTCTGGAAATTTACCGGATACACTAAGCGAGTGTCAATCCCTGAACTATGTTCGAATTGAACAGAATGAACTCTCCGGTCAAGTGTCGGACAAGTTTTGGGGTCTGCCTCTGCTTATACATCTTCGAATGCATAACAACAGACTCAGCGGACCGGTTTCGTCTTCTATTTCCTTTGCTAATGATCTCGAAGCCCTTACAATCTCCGGCAACGTCTTCTCCGGCCAGCTTCCACCGCAGATTTGCAAGTTGTCCAAGCTGGTAGAGCTGGACGTCAGCGACAATCAGTTTTCCGGTGAAGTTCCGTCTTGTATGACAGAGCTGAAGAATCTTCAGAAGCTGAGGATGCAGCAGAATTTGTTCACCGGTGAGATTCCAAGACATTTGAGTTCATGGACCCAGTTAACCGAGTTGAACCTATCCAAAAACCGATTCTCAGGTCCAATTCCTCCGGAGCTGGGTGACTTACCGGTGCTGAATTACTTGGACCTCTCTGATAACTCACTCACCGGTGAGATTCCGGTGGATTTGACCAAGCTCAAGCTCGGCCAGTTCAATCTCTCAGACAACAAACTGTACGGTGAGATACCAACTGGGCTGGACTACGAGCTCTTCGCACCGGGTCTACTGGGCAACCCGGGTCTATGCAGTTCGAATTTAAAGCAGGTTCATCCATGTCAGAGAACCAAATCCCCTACTCTTTTATTGGCTGTTATTCTCTCCATTTGCGTTTTACTGCTGGTTGGATCTGTTCTTTGGTATCTGAAAATTAGAGCACAAGTTTTTGGCGGTAAAGCCAAACGGCTTTACAGTGTGACCTCTTTTCAACGGGTCGGGTTCAATGAAGACGATGTGTTACCCTCGTTAACCAATGAGAATATGATTGCAACGGGCGGGTCGGGTCATGTTTACAGAGTGAAGTTGAAGTCGGGCCAAGTTTTGGCGGTTAAGAAGCTATGGGGTGGAATTAGCAGGAAGCCGGAAAGTGAGTTGGTCTTTAGATCCGAGGTGGAGACGCTGGGTCGGATCCGGCATGGCAATATTGTAAAATTGGTGTTCTGTTGTAGTGGGGAGGATTGTAGGATATTGGCCTATGAGTACATGGTGAATGGGAGCTTGGGTGATGCTTTGCATGGAGAGAAGCTTGGGCCTTTGGTGGACTGGGCCGCGAGGTTCAACGTTGCTTTGGGCTCGGCCCACGGGCTGGCCTATCTCCATCACGACTGTGTTCCGTCCATCTTGCACCGGGATGTTAAGAGTAACAACATATTGCTCGACGAGGAGTGGACACCGCGTGTGGCGGATTTCGGGCTCGCCAAGACGTTGGAGCGTGACGTGGCATCCGGACATGGTGCCATGTCACGGATAGCTGGATCCTACGGCTATATTGCGCCAG AATATGCATACACACTAAAAGTTACTGAGAAGAGCGACGTCTACAGCTTCGGTGTGGTGTTACTGGAactgatcaccggtaagaggcCGAATGACTTATCCTTTGGGGAGAACAAGGACATAGTGAAGTGGGTTACTGAGGCTGCATTGTCTTCTACTTCCTCTTGTGATGGGGACAGTGAAAATGCAGAAGGTTGTGGGATTGATCTTAGCCAGATTGTTGACCCAAGAATGAACCCAACTACAAGGGATTTTGAAGAGATTGAGAATGTTTTGAGTGTGGCTCTTCTTTGCACCTCTGCGTTCCCAATTAACAGGCCATCCATGAGAAGAGTGGTCGAATTGCTAAAGGATCAGAAACCAGCTAGTCAAAAATGA